One Lepisosteus oculatus isolate fLepOcu1 chromosome 13, fLepOcu1.hap2, whole genome shotgun sequence genomic region harbors:
- the gpr55a gene encoding G-protein coupled receptor 55a isoform X2: MSGNEECSLVCWIQWIVYIPTFVVGLVFNLSALWILLFKIRKCTESTVYLANLILNDSFLLFSLPFKIHSYKYNWVLGNTLCSFLESLLYVNMYGSILLITCISVDRYIALRHPFLAKTLRSPQKAAVACFTIWIVIFGASVEVYNLHEKNATYCFRGFSNRTWEKVHIVVVMETVYTASALIMIFCSIQVIRTLRTMRKRKAEVQTLKNNKSVKIVLSNLVTFLVCFTPYHIAALVYFIAKKKVTESIQPLRDFVHLSICLTSINCLFDAICYYFIFKENWISAKQANEQEQQCMKKSENIPTVIAQTTR; encoded by the coding sequence ATGTCTGGCAATGAAGAGTGCAGCTTGGTGTGCTGGATCCAATGGATAGTCTACATCCCAACATTTGTTGTAGGCCTTGTATTCAATCTATCTGCACTTTGgattctgctttttaaaatacgAAAATGCACGGAATCCACAGTTTATCTGGCAAATCTCATTTTAAATGACTCCTTTTTGCTATTCTCCCTGCCTTTTAAGATCCATTCTTACAAATACAACTGGGTACTGGGGAACACCCTGTGCTCGTTCTTGGAGAGCCTGCTCTATGTGAACATGTACGGGAGCATTCTGCTCATAACATGCATTTCAGTTGATCGCTACATCGCCTTAAGACATCCTTTCCTGGCAAAAACCCTCCGTTCACCTCAAAAGGCTGCCGTCGCCTGTTTCACAATATGGATTGTCATTTTTGGAGCTAGCGTGGAAGTATACAACCTTCACGAAAAGAACGCCACCTACTGTTTCCGAGGTTTTTCAAATAGAACCTGGGAAAAAGTACACATAGTGGTCGTGATGGAGACCGTGTACACTGCCAGTGCCCTCATCATGATCTTCTGTTCGATCCAGGTCATCAGAACTTTAAGAACAATGAGGAAAAGGAAAGCAGAGGTCCAGACATTAAAGAATAACAAATCAGTTAAAATTGTTCTCTCTAACCTTGTGACGTTCTTGGTATGTTTCACACCATATCATATTGCAGCACTTGTGTATTTCATTGCAAAGAAGAAAGTTACAGAATCGATTCAACCTCTCCGGGACTTCGTTCACCTTAGCATTTGTCTAACAAGCATCAACTGCCTATTTGATGCAATATgctattactttatttttaaagagaacTGGATATCTGCTAAACAGGCAAATGAACAGGAACAACAATGCATGAAGAAGTCAGAAAACATTCCTACTGTCATTGCACAAACTACCAGATAA
- the gpr55a gene encoding G-protein coupled receptor 55a isoform X1, protein MKMSGNEECSLVCWIQWIVYIPTFVVGLVFNLSALWILLFKIRKCTESTVYLANLILNDSFLLFSLPFKIHSYKYNWVLGNTLCSFLESLLYVNMYGSILLITCISVDRYIALRHPFLAKTLRSPQKAAVACFTIWIVIFGASVEVYNLHEKNATYCFRGFSNRTWEKVHIVVVMETVYTASALIMIFCSIQVIRTLRTMRKRKAEVQTLKNNKSVKIVLSNLVTFLVCFTPYHIAALVYFIAKKKVTESIQPLRDFVHLSICLTSINCLFDAICYYFIFKENWISAKQANEQEQQCMKKSENIPTVIAQTTR, encoded by the exons ATGAA AATGTCTGGCAATGAAGAGTGCAGCTTGGTGTGCTGGATCCAATGGATAGTCTACATCCCAACATTTGTTGTAGGCCTTGTATTCAATCTATCTGCACTTTGgattctgctttttaaaatacgAAAATGCACGGAATCCACAGTTTATCTGGCAAATCTCATTTTAAATGACTCCTTTTTGCTATTCTCCCTGCCTTTTAAGATCCATTCTTACAAATACAACTGGGTACTGGGGAACACCCTGTGCTCGTTCTTGGAGAGCCTGCTCTATGTGAACATGTACGGGAGCATTCTGCTCATAACATGCATTTCAGTTGATCGCTACATCGCCTTAAGACATCCTTTCCTGGCAAAAACCCTCCGTTCACCTCAAAAGGCTGCCGTCGCCTGTTTCACAATATGGATTGTCATTTTTGGAGCTAGCGTGGAAGTATACAACCTTCACGAAAAGAACGCCACCTACTGTTTCCGAGGTTTTTCAAATAGAACCTGGGAAAAAGTACACATAGTGGTCGTGATGGAGACCGTGTACACTGCCAGTGCCCTCATCATGATCTTCTGTTCGATCCAGGTCATCAGAACTTTAAGAACAATGAGGAAAAGGAAAGCAGAGGTCCAGACATTAAAGAATAACAAATCAGTTAAAATTGTTCTCTCTAACCTTGTGACGTTCTTGGTATGTTTCACACCATATCATATTGCAGCACTTGTGTATTTCATTGCAAAGAAGAAAGTTACAGAATCGATTCAACCTCTCCGGGACTTCGTTCACCTTAGCATTTGTCTAACAAGCATCAACTGCCTATTTGATGCAATATgctattactttatttttaaagagaacTGGATATCTGCTAAACAGGCAAATGAACAGGAACAACAATGCATGAAGAAGTCAGAAAACATTCCTACTGTCATTGCACAAACTACCAGATAA
- the LOC102695486 gene encoding G-protein coupled receptor 55 isoform X2, whose product MNNCSYDAVNTFANSLQLVVYIPTFALGLILNSLALFVFCIQLRKWTESTIYMTNLSLMDLLLLLSLPFKMHASQNEWSVNKKMFCTFLESLYFVSTYGSIYTIMCISIDRYIAIKHPFKAKVLRSPKKALIVCAVIWVVVWTGTSPVYSFHKDKDANLLRCFHGFSEESWNPAVIINLEIFGFLIPMLVMVFCSIQIIRTLKQSQRNPDMQNNKTCIRIIYANLFVFLVSFTPSHLGIYLQFLVRQNYFKECNTTEKISLFVQITMCLANITCCLDAICYYFITKELRSSSKDNIRRFRSHRVNTIMTEV is encoded by the coding sequence ATGAACAACTGCTCCTATGACGCTGTTAACACCTTTGCCAATTCACTACAGTTAGTCGTCTATATCCCCACCTTCGCTTTGGGCCTTATCCTGAACTCACTGGCACTCTTTGTGTTCTGCATCCAGCTGAGGAAGTGGACAGAATCAACCATTTACATGACTAACCTTTCACTAATGgacctcctgctcctgctctccCTGCCTTTCAAGATGCACGCATCCCAGAACGAATGGTCTGTcaacaaaaaaatgttctgcactTTCCTGGAAAGtctttactttgtcagcacgtATGGAAGCATATACACAATCATGTGCATCAGTATTGACCGGTACATTGCAATTAAGCACCCTTTCAAGGCCAAAGTCTTGAGGTCGCCAAAAAAGGCACTAATAGTCTGTGCTGTCATCTGGGTTGTAGTGTGGACAGGAACATCCCCTGTGTATAGTTTTCACAAGGATAAAGATGCTAACCTGCTCCGATGCTTTCATGGCTTTTCGGAGGAGTCTTGGAATCCTGCAGTAATCATCAATCTGGAAATCTTTGGATTCCTAATCCCAATGCTGGTGATGGTCTTCTGTTCCATCCAGATCATTAGAACACTTAAACAATCACAGCGGAACCCTGACATGCAAAATAATAAGACTTGTATCAGAATCATATATGCCAACCTGTTTGTATTCTTGGTGTCTTTCACACCAAGCCACCTGGGGATTTATCTGCAGTTCCTTGTTcgccaaaattattttaaggagTGCAATACAACAGAAAAGATCAGCCTTTTTGTTCAAATAACCATGTGTCTGGCTAACATCACCTGCTGTCTGGATGCGATTTGTTATTACTTCATTACAAAGGAACTCCGCTCATCATCGAAGGATAATATCAGAAGATTCCGAAGCCATAGGGTTAACACTATAATGACTGAAGTGTGA
- the LOC102695486 gene encoding G-protein coupled receptor 55 isoform X1, with protein sequence MRLMEFVFLMNLSIFRLWSCFTMNNCSYDAVNTFANSLQLVVYIPTFALGLILNSLALFVFCIQLRKWTESTIYMTNLSLMDLLLLLSLPFKMHASQNEWSVNKKMFCTFLESLYFVSTYGSIYTIMCISIDRYIAIKHPFKAKVLRSPKKALIVCAVIWVVVWTGTSPVYSFHKDKDANLLRCFHGFSEESWNPAVIINLEIFGFLIPMLVMVFCSIQIIRTLKQSQRNPDMQNNKTCIRIIYANLFVFLVSFTPSHLGIYLQFLVRQNYFKECNTTEKISLFVQITMCLANITCCLDAICYYFITKELRSSSKDNIRRFRSHRVNTIMTEV encoded by the exons ATGAGATTAATGGAGTTTGTGTTCTTGATGAATCTCTCGATTTTTAGGCTCTGGAGTTG CTTCACCATGAACAACTGCTCCTATGACGCTGTTAACACCTTTGCCAATTCACTACAGTTAGTCGTCTATATCCCCACCTTCGCTTTGGGCCTTATCCTGAACTCACTGGCACTCTTTGTGTTCTGCATCCAGCTGAGGAAGTGGACAGAATCAACCATTTACATGACTAACCTTTCACTAATGgacctcctgctcctgctctccCTGCCTTTCAAGATGCACGCATCCCAGAACGAATGGTCTGTcaacaaaaaaatgttctgcactTTCCTGGAAAGtctttactttgtcagcacgtATGGAAGCATATACACAATCATGTGCATCAGTATTGACCGGTACATTGCAATTAAGCACCCTTTCAAGGCCAAAGTCTTGAGGTCGCCAAAAAAGGCACTAATAGTCTGTGCTGTCATCTGGGTTGTAGTGTGGACAGGAACATCCCCTGTGTATAGTTTTCACAAGGATAAAGATGCTAACCTGCTCCGATGCTTTCATGGCTTTTCGGAGGAGTCTTGGAATCCTGCAGTAATCATCAATCTGGAAATCTTTGGATTCCTAATCCCAATGCTGGTGATGGTCTTCTGTTCCATCCAGATCATTAGAACACTTAAACAATCACAGCGGAACCCTGACATGCAAAATAATAAGACTTGTATCAGAATCATATATGCCAACCTGTTTGTATTCTTGGTGTCTTTCACACCAAGCCACCTGGGGATTTATCTGCAGTTCCTTGTTcgccaaaattattttaaggagTGCAATACAACAGAAAAGATCAGCCTTTTTGTTCAAATAACCATGTGTCTGGCTAACATCACCTGCTGTCTGGATGCGATTTGTTATTACTTCATTACAAAGGAACTCCGCTCATCATCGAAGGATAATATCAGAAGATTCCGAAGCCATAGGGTTAACACTATAATGACTGAAGTGTGA